The following coding sequences lie in one Rutidosis leptorrhynchoides isolate AG116_Rl617_1_P2 chromosome 4, CSIRO_AGI_Rlap_v1, whole genome shotgun sequence genomic window:
- the LOC139843870 gene encoding cytochrome P450 CYP749A22-like — protein MEIYTGGLIGLQVLCSIICLTVFKFFHKFWWVPMQFKHVMRSQGISGPSYSFIHGNTKQITTMKIKSTSLPMEISNYILPRVQPHLHTWFQLYGKKFMYWRGPQPELVVAEPEVVKEIMSDKANSTRKPVFAYSVRKIIGEGIISSEGEKWAKQRKLATHAFNGERLKNMTPLMIQSVDMMLKRWKDNGVKEMDVYGEFKMLASDVISRTAFGSSYEDGNKVFRKLEELQLLAGKTAYENYRFGEFRDVFKDKTDVESDKLQADIRDIIMQMIKKRENQIASREEESSKTDYLGLLLNAHHDFDESYKLSLQDIVDDCKSFYFAGQDTIALLLSWASFLLGVHTEWQDKARKEVQQVFGKEKPSLEGLSRLKTVSMIINETLRLYPPAFFTLREVQKEMEVGNLVLPANMHLNIQILALQQDTRFWGEDAHLFKPERFSQGIAKATNNNQGMYLPFGYGPRMCPGSNYALNEAKITLSMILQRYTFTLSPKYVHEPIHQVTLKPKFGVRLLFQPL, from the exons ATGGAGATCTATACGGGAGGTTTGATAGGCCTACAAGTATTATGCTCTATAATTTGTTTAACTGTGTTCAAGTTCTTTCACAAATTCTGGTGGGTTCCAATGCAGTTTAAGCATGTAATGAGGTCACAAGGTATAAGTGGACCTAGTTACAGTTTCATCCATGGGAACACCAAACAAATAACCACCATGAAAATCAAATCCACGAGCTTGCCCATGGAAATATCTAATTACATACTCCCTCGAGTTCAACCTCATTTACATACCTGGTTCCAGTTATATG GCAAAAAGTTTATGTATTGGCGTGGTCCTCAACCTGAATTGGTTGTGGCTGAACCGGAAGTGGTGAAAGAAATTATGAGTGACAAAGCGAATTCAACGAGGAAACCAGTTTTTGCATATAGTGTGAGGAAGATAATTGGGGAAGGCATTATTTCATCAGAAGGTGAGAAATGGGCGAAACAACGAAAGCTAGCAACTCATGCTTTCAATGGTGAAAGGTTGAAA AACATGACTCCGTTAATGATTCAAAGCGTTGATATGATGCTAAAAAGGTGGAAAGATAACGGAGTTAAAGAGATGGACGTCTATGGAGAATTCAAGATGTTGGCATCAGATGTCATCTCTAGGACTGCGTTTGGCAGTAGTTATGAAGATGGGAATAAAGTTTTTCGAAAGCTCGAGGAGTTACAATTATTAGCCGGCAAAACTGCATATGAAAATTATAGATTTGGTGAATTTAG GGATGTATTTAAAGATAAAACTGATGTAGAATCCGATAAACTGCAAGCAGACATTCGAGATATCATTATGCAGATGATCAAAAAAAGAGAAAACCAGATCGCTTCCAGAGAAGAAGAAAGTTCGAAGACAGATTACCTAGGACTTCTTTTGAACGCACATCATGATTTCGATGAAAGTTACAAGCTCTCCTTACAAGATATCGTTGATGACTGCAAATCTTTCTATTTTGCCGGTCAGGACACAATCGCTCTCTTGCTCTCATGGGCTTCTTTTCTTCTAGGAGTCCATACCGAATGGCAAGATAAAGCTCGAAAAGAGGTGCAACAAGTGTTTGGTAAAGAAAAACCTTCTTTAGAAGGCTTATCAAGACTTAAAACA GTGAGCATGATAATCAATGAGACATTGAGGCTATACCCTCCTGCATTTTTCACACTCCGAGAAGTTCAAAAGGAAATGGAAGTAGGAAATTTGGTTCTTCCTGCAAACATGCATTTGAATATACAAATATTGGCACTTCAACAAGACACCCGATTTTGGGGGGAAGATGCGCATCTCTTCAAACCAGAGCGATTCTCACAAGGGATTGCGAAAGCAACTAACAACAATCAAGGAATGTACCTCCCTTTTGGATATGGACCTCGAATGTGTCCAGGCTCTAACTATGCTTTAAATGAAGCTAAAATTACGCTCTCGATGATCTTACAACGCTATACGTTTACTCTTTCTCCCAAGTATGTCCATGAACCAATTCATCAAGTGACACTTAAACCAAAGTTTGGTGTTCGACTATTGTTTCAACCTCTCTAA